Below is a genomic region from Leucobacter exalbidus.
CTGCGCGACGATCCCCAACGCGGTGTCGTATGGCGATAACACGGTCACACTCGACTTCATGCTGCCCGGCAGCGTGCTCGGCCAGGCTGGTTGCCCGCCCGAGTTCGGGTCACTCGCGTACCTGCGCGGTTGGACCGGATCCTCGATGAACCTCGTAAGCTGGGTGGCCCCCGCACCGTTTGATCCGCCGAGCACCTGCCCCTCGATCGTCATGATGAAGGGCGACCTGCGCACGAGCCTCGACTCGGGCGGCATCAACGTGGCCTCGACCTACACCGAGGGTGCACAGTTCGCGCTCTACACGAGCGAAACCTCGACCGACGCAGTTGATACCTGCACCATCACGGTGCCCGCAGATGGCTGCCGCTTCGGCGCGGTCACGCAAACGGGCAAGCTGTGGGTCGGCGAAATTGATCCGGTGCCGGGTAGCCCCGCCGCACTGCACTATTCAGCTCCGCTCGGCTCGCTTGCCACCGGCACGCTCGGTGCATACACCGAGCGTAGCTACCGCTACGCGACCCCCGTGATCACGTCGACCACGACGGGCACGATCACACTGCCCGAGGCTTCGGGTCGCAACACCGGTGGCGGCTGGGCAGCCTCAAGCCAGCGCTACGCCAACCGCCTACTGAACCCGAACCTCGAGCTCGATTGCGCCGTGGGCATTAACGTCGCCCTGGTGATGGACCTCTCGGGATCGGTAGCCCAAGCAGGGGCAGCTGACACGCTGCGCGACGCGGCCCTCGGGTTTGTGGACGCGCTTGAAGGTTCTGGCTCATCGGTGGCGCTGATCTCGTTCGGTAATGCCTCACCTCGTGCGGGCACCACGAACCAGACCATTCCGCTGCAGGTCGATGACGCTGCGCAGCGCGCGGTGATCAACGACACCATCCAGCAGTACCGTGATCACACTGTGCGTGATCAGGGCACGAACTGGGATGCGGGTATGTGGGAGGCCTCGCAAGAAGCTGCCAGTTACGACATTGTGTTCGTACTCACCGACGGCAACCCGACCTTCTCGGGCACCTCGCCTGACGGCTCGGGAAGCCTGACCACGTTCGCTGAACTCGAGCGCGCAGTGTTCTCGGCCAACGCAATTAAGGAGGCCGGCGCCCGCGTCATCACCGTGGGCATTGGCGACGGACTGTCGGACTCGAACCTCGCTGCGGTCTCGGGCCCCGTCCCGTTCACCAGCGGTGAGACGCTTGACCAGTTTGATTTCATCAACACTGACTGGCAGGCGCTGCAGACAGTGCTGAAGAACTTCGGTGCGCACCTGGGTTGCTCGGCTGATGTCACCGTGACGAAGCTGGCCGGCGAGAACTCGGCCACCCCGGCTCCCGCAGCCGGGTGGACGTTCACCGCCGCAGCCGAGGGGGCCACACTGAGCCCCGCGGCAGCGCAAGAGACCAATGAGGCCGGTCAGGCTTCATGGCGGGTCGCCCTGCCCGGCGTCAACGCCGAAGCTGCGGTGACGCTCACCGAAACCCAGCGGGCTGACGCCGGCTGGGAGCTCACCGACCTGGCGTGCACGGTCAACGGCACCCCCCTGCCGCTCGACGTGGGGCTTAGCGCCACCGTCTCGGGCGTGGTCGCCGGTGACGACGTGCAGTGCACCTACACCAACGTGAAGCGCAATGCGACGCTCACGCTGGTGAAGGAGGTCAACAATCAGTACGGCGGCACCGGCACCCCCGGTGACTGGCAGCTGACGGCCGCGGGCGACACCAAAACCCTCACGGGTGCCACGGGTGAAGACGCTGTGACCGCCGTGCAGGTACCCCTCGGCGAGTACGCCCTGTCAGAGGCCGACGGCCCCGCAGGCTACGACCCGAGCGCCTGGGCGTGCGTGGATGCGGGATCTGATCCGGCACAGACGCTCACGACCACGGGTGGCACGGTGACGTTGCCGGCCGGCGGTCAGGTGACCTGCACGATCACGAACAGTGATCTGCCGGGAGCTGTGACCTGGAGCAAGACCGCGGCAATCGGTGGCGATCTGCTCGCCGGATCAGAGTGGAAGATCGACGGCTCCACCGCGATCTCGACGCTGACCGACTGCGACGAAGCACCGTGCCCCGCGGGCGGCGACCAAGACCCCGCAGCCGGCGCATTCTCCCTGACCGGTCTGGCCTGGGGCGAATACGAAGTGACCGAAACCAAGGCCCCTCCGGGGTACGTGGGCGGCGCATCGTTCACCTTCACGGTGTCGGGTGATACGGCCGGCTCGGTCATCGCGATCGGTGACGTGACGAACGATCAGCAGGCTGGGGTGGCCTTGCCCCTCACCGGCGGAGTGAGTCGCGAAATGATCACGCTGGGCGGTGCCGCAGTCGCGCTGCTCGCCCTCATCGCAGGCGCACTGTACACGGTACGGCGACGCGCACGTGCCGAGGCCGTATGACTGCCGCACGCATGACCTACACACATCGTTTTGCATCTGGTGCGCAGCTCGCGCACACAAAGGAAGAGGAAGACATCATGACTCAACACAAAGGCGGCGGGATGGCCCGGCGGGCACTCGCGATCTTTGGTGCCGCGGCGCTTGCCACCCTGGGGGTGTTCGCTGGCGGGAGCGCAGCTCACGCAGCGGAGCCACTGCCCGGCAATATTGAGGGCAGCTCCGGATCACTCACCATCCACAAGCACACCGGCACCCCCGGTGATGTAGGGAATGGGCAGGAGCTCGCCGACGCCTCGACCATCGCTGGTTTGGGCGTGGGGCTTGAGGGCGTGACGTTCAGCGTTGAGCGCGTCGCGTTTGACGGTGCCGCGATTGACCTGTCGACCGCAGCAGGCTGGGACCAGGCCGAGGGAGCAACACCCGCCAACGCGGCAACTGCGCCCTACAGCCTGCCCGCCGCAGACGCACAGTCAGTAACGACCGGCGCCGACGGCACCGTGAAGCTGTCTGACCTCGCATACGGCCTGTACCTGGTCACCGAGACCGGCGCGGGTGCAAACCCGATCGTTGGCGCGGTTGAGCCGTTCTTGGTATCGGTGCCGTACCCCAACGCCGAGACCTCGTCATGGAACTACGACGTGCACGTCTACCCCAAGAACCTGCTCGCCGATAACCCGACGAAGGAAGTTTCGAGCGAAGGCGCCATCAAGCAGGGCGACGTCGTCACCTGGACCATCACGGTGCCGGTACCCCGCCCCGCCGAGGGCAACGTCTACACCAACTTCAGCATCACCGATGATCTTGACCCGCTGCTGACCCTCACGGGAGTCTCGGTAAGCCTTGACGGAACCACGCTCACCGAGGGCACCGACTACGTCGCCACCCCGGCCACGCTGCCCGCGGCAGACGGCCCGCTCGTGACCGTCACCCCCAACCTCGCCAACGTGCAGACCGGCCAGACCTACGTCGTCACCCTCACCACCGAGGTCACCGGCGCAGGCGAGATCGTGAACTACGCTCTGCGTAACACCAACGGTGTCGAGAAGGAGATTGGCCCGGCACAGACGAACTGGGGCAAGGTACAGCTCGTCAAGGAGAACCAGTCAGGCGCCACCCTGCAGGGTGCGAAGTTTGAACTCTGGAACGCAGACAAGACCGAGATTGTTCTCGCCGAGCAGACCACCGACGCATCGGGTGTCATCAACTTTGACGCCGTGTGGGTCGGTAACGACGCTGACAAGACCGAAACCTACTGCCTGAAGGAAACCGCGGCTCCCGCCGGCTACGTGCTTCCCAACGATCCGTGGACCTGCGTTGAGGTTACCTCAAACGCCACCGGCATCGCCGTTGGTCAGCGCGTCATCAACACGCAGCAGGTCGGCCCCCAGCTGCCCCTCACCGGCTCGAACGGCTCGACCATCGCTATGGCCGGTGGCATCGCCCTCGTACTGATCGCAGGCGGCGCAACACTGGTAGGCGCTCGCCGCAAGTCACGGGCAGCCAAGTAACACCATGCCGACACATGAACAGCAGCAGCGTTGGAGGTGGCCGCGCTTCGTCACGTTGACGACGGGCATCGCCATCGCCGGGCTGCTGCTGTTCATGTACCCGAGCATCGCCTCATGGTTCGCACAGCTGAACCAGTCACAGGTGGTGCAGTCGGTGAACAGCACGATGCGTGCCGATTCGAATACCGACCTCACCACCGAACTCGACCGGGCACGCGCCTACAACGAATCACTCGTGGGCGGCGCGCTCGTCGGGGCACACAGTAACGTGCCCACGAGCGCCGAGGGTGACTCGGCCGCACAAGACGACGGCGACTACGAAGCGCTGCTGCGCGGCGACGCGGCAGGCACGATGGGCCGATTGCGCATCCCCGCGATCGCGGCCGATCTGCCGATCTATCATGGCACCTCAGACGAGACCCTTGCCAAGGGGGTGGGGCACCTGCAGGGCACCTCACTACCAGTGGGCGGGGCATCGCAGCACTCCGTGCTCACCGCGCACCGCGGTCTCGCAGACGCCCAAATGTTCACTCAGCTTGACCGGGTGAAACAGGGCGACACCTTCACCATCGAGGTGTTTGGTGAGGTCATTACCTACCGGGTGTTTGACACGCAGGTCGTGAAACCCGAAGACACCGAGTCGCTGTATCCCGTCTATGGCGACGACCTCGTCACGCTCGTGACGTGCACCCCGATTGGCATTAACTCACACCGCATTTTGGTGACGGGGGAGCGGGTGACCCCCACCCCGCAGGCCGATCTTGATCGGGCGGGTGAAGTGCCGAATATTCCTGGATTTCCGTGGTGGGCCGTGGGCCTGGGCGCAGCTGTCTTAGGCGCCGGCGCCTATATTTGGCTGGCCGGTCGACTACCACGGGCAAAGACCCGGGGGAGCGGGAGTGTTCACGCGCTTGCTGCAGCCCCCGTGGAATCGCGAAGCTAAGCTTCGCAAAAAACTGCCGGGTCCAACATGTGGTTCCCCCTACATGTTGGGCCCGGCAGCTTTATGTTTGTGCGTTAGCCCGCACCGCAGTGCAGCGCTGCTGGCTAGACCAGGCGCTCGAGCACGTAATCGATGCACGCGGTCAGCGCGCGCACATCAGCGGGCTCAATCGCGGTGAACGTTGCGACGCGCAGCTGGTTGCGGCCCAGCTTGCGGTACGGCTCGGTGTCGAGGATGCCGTTGGCGCGCAGCACCTTGGCGATTGCCGCCGCGTCGACCGACTCGTCGAAATCAATGGTGACGACGACCTGCGAGCGGTGATCCGGGTTCGAAACAAAGGGAGTGGCGACCGGGGTCGCTTCGGCCCAGTCGTACAGCGCCTGAGAGGACTCAGCCGTGCGCGCAGCAGCCCATGAGAGGCCACCCTGCTCGTTGATCCAGCGCACCTGCTCGTCCATCAGCGCGAGCGTTGCCAGTGCCGGGGTGTTGAGCGTCTGGTTCTTGCGTGAGTTCTCGACCGCGCCCTGCAGGTTGAGCGTCTCAGGAATGTAGCGGCCCGAGGACGTGACGCGCTCGATGCGCTCGAGCGCTGCGGGCGAGACGAGAGCGAACCACAGGCCGCCATCAGATGCGAAGTTCTTCTGCGGTGAGAAGTAGTAGACGTCGGTCTCGGCCGCATCGAAGTCGATGCCGCCCGCGCCGCTCGTGGCGTCGATCACGGTGAGCGCGTCGGCGTCAACGCGCTTGATCTGCGTCATCACGCCGGTCGACGTTTCGTTGTGGGGATACGCGTACACGTCGACGCCTTCGGTGACGACGGTCTCAGAGCGTGAGCCCGCGGGGGCCTCGCGCACATCGGGGGCCTCGAGGAACGGGGCAGCCTTTGCCGCCGTTGCGAACTTGGCGCCAAACTCACCGAAGG
It encodes:
- a CDS encoding SpaA isopeptide-forming pilin-related protein, producing the protein MSAALALMGTVPALAIDTDQSTGTGTSEAPLTTETPVAPVAPVDEEAAGVAPALPDEEGQTSAEGTPPADANGEPGTETGATDEPATGESSVEGADVVDETTEGADATEEPAAAPASKKTAAPKLASDAVALAGPAGSLASGTYNREKDNSDPGGAGGWVTGGPPPGQVEFGNFVSSATPVGSKWEYSASWTRPGSTGNFGWTIEYTVAGETWGPSGLEASSQVPRPDRSEGGTAIKVDSRGTSATICTYSSQSDYPSSWTGSNCATIPNAVSYGDNTVTLDFMLPGSVLGQAGCPPEFGSLAYLRGWTGSSMNLVSWVAPAPFDPPSTCPSIVMMKGDLRTSLDSGGINVASTYTEGAQFALYTSETSTDAVDTCTITVPADGCRFGAVTQTGKLWVGEIDPVPGSPAALHYSAPLGSLATGTLGAYTERSYRYATPVITSTTTGTITLPEASGRNTGGGWAASSQRYANRLLNPNLELDCAVGINVALVMDLSGSVAQAGAADTLRDAALGFVDALEGSGSSVALISFGNASPRAGTTNQTIPLQVDDAAQRAVINDTIQQYRDHTVRDQGTNWDAGMWEASQEAASYDIVFVLTDGNPTFSGTSPDGSGSLTTFAELERAVFSANAIKEAGARVITVGIGDGLSDSNLAAVSGPVPFTSGETLDQFDFINTDWQALQTVLKNFGAHLGCSADVTVTKLAGENSATPAPAAGWTFTAAAEGATLSPAAAQETNEAGQASWRVALPGVNAEAAVTLTETQRADAGWELTDLACTVNGTPLPLDVGLSATVSGVVAGDDVQCTYTNVKRNATLTLVKEVNNQYGGTGTPGDWQLTAAGDTKTLTGATGEDAVTAVQVPLGEYALSEADGPAGYDPSAWACVDAGSDPAQTLTTTGGTVTLPAGGQVTCTITNSDLPGAVTWSKTAAIGGDLLAGSEWKIDGSTAISTLTDCDEAPCPAGGDQDPAAGAFSLTGLAWGEYEVTETKAPPGYVGGASFTFTVSGDTAGSVIAIGDVTNDQQAGVALPLTGGVSREMITLGGAAVALLALIAGALYTVRRRARAEAV
- a CDS encoding SpaH/EbpB family LPXTG-anchored major pilin, which translates into the protein MTQHKGGGMARRALAIFGAAALATLGVFAGGSAAHAAEPLPGNIEGSSGSLTIHKHTGTPGDVGNGQELADASTIAGLGVGLEGVTFSVERVAFDGAAIDLSTAAGWDQAEGATPANAATAPYSLPAADAQSVTTGADGTVKLSDLAYGLYLVTETGAGANPIVGAVEPFLVSVPYPNAETSSWNYDVHVYPKNLLADNPTKEVSSEGAIKQGDVVTWTITVPVPRPAEGNVYTNFSITDDLDPLLTLTGVSVSLDGTTLTEGTDYVATPATLPAADGPLVTVTPNLANVQTGQTYVVTLTTEVTGAGEIVNYALRNTNGVEKEIGPAQTNWGKVQLVKENQSGATLQGAKFELWNADKTEIVLAEQTTDASGVINFDAVWVGNDADKTETYCLKETAAPAGYVLPNDPWTCVEVTSNATGIAVGQRVINTQQVGPQLPLTGSNGSTIAMAGGIALVLIAGGATLVGARRKSRAAK
- a CDS encoding class C sortase, with the protein product MPTHEQQQRWRWPRFVTLTTGIAIAGLLLFMYPSIASWFAQLNQSQVVQSVNSTMRADSNTDLTTELDRARAYNESLVGGALVGAHSNVPTSAEGDSAAQDDGDYEALLRGDAAGTMGRLRIPAIAADLPIYHGTSDETLAKGVGHLQGTSLPVGGASQHSVLTAHRGLADAQMFTQLDRVKQGDTFTIEVFGEVITYRVFDTQVVKPEDTESLYPVYGDDLVTLVTCTPIGINSHRILVTGERVTPTPQADLDRAGEVPNIPGFPWWAVGLGAAVLGAGAYIWLAGRLPRAKTRGSGSVHALAAAPVESRS
- the serC gene encoding phosphoserine transaminase, which encodes MADITIPAQLLPADGRFGCGPSKVRSAQLDFLASLQPGTIGTSHRQAPVKNLVASVQNGLADLFRAPEGYEILLANGGATTFWDSAVHSLIERRSQHLTFGEFGAKFATAAKAAPFLEAPDVREAPAGSRSETVVTEGVDVYAYPHNETSTGVMTQIKRVDADALTVIDATSGAGGIDFDAAETDVYYFSPQKNFASDGGLWFALVSPAALERIERVTSSGRYIPETLNLQGAVENSRKNQTLNTPALATLALMDEQVRWINEQGGLSWAAARTAESSQALYDWAEATPVATPFVSNPDHRSQVVVTIDFDESVDAAAIAKVLRANGILDTEPYRKLGRNQLRVATFTAIEPADVRALTACIDYVLERLV